A genomic region of Thermodesulfitimonas autotrophica contains the following coding sequences:
- a CDS encoding site-specific DNA-methyltransferase, which produces MNEHPLKKLQSLFRELFQLDLADLDFGLYRLFHLKRAEIEAFISEQLPREVDAAFRIVGDEEREKLRAELDALAREVQEQIAEDAILPTGEIKSEYLNSSAKVVRELAERYESVRQKVAAVQVAEEVTEKDKADVFNYLYDFFRRYYEDGDFIPKRRYGARETYAVPYNGEEVFFYWANRDQHYVKTAERFRDYAFKLDDLTGEYRVRFVMTEASIPKDNTKGNARYFFPRPDLASYDVEAREFTLPFEYRLPTPEEAERYGNNSKAQEAILEEALPRVLEVVPDSDLRVLLGRPINEGEDAPTLLQKRLRHFCRRNTSDYFIHKNLAGFLTRELEFYIKDQIIHLMDIEADLDAKRRVVKTFRKLAEEVIKFLATIEDAQKTLFEKKKFVLETDYLIPVRHVPREFWPEILCNNGQLLEWQRWLAVEGEVNEAFLEAHPTLPVYTRHFDRGFVRRLLEALPFEDLDEATDGLLVHGENYQALRLLMERYREQVKCIYIDPPYNTGSDEFIYKDRYQHSSWLAMMEERLRIAWKLMLEDGVIFVSIDDGEQAELRKVLEAIFGKENFINNIIWQKKYTRANDARWFSDNHDFIITFAKDKHKFSPVLLPRTEKQRKGYSNPDNDPRGPWKATPLHAKSGTVQSFTYTFANGVVWSPPPGTYPRYSVETLKKLELENRIWFGPEGKGVPAKKTFLSEVREGMIPVTIWPYNEVGHNHEAVNEIKMLFPKNPYSSPKPTRLIARIAQISGGDVILDFFAGSGTTGHVVINLNHADGRRRKFILVEMGECFDTVLLPRIAKVMYTPEWKDGKPKRGATPEEAERTPRLVKILRLESYEDTLHNLAVTAERLSASKEARKREQAYKALAGEDTYRLRYWIELPLKEAETCLRALDLAHPFNYTLEVLTDNGPIKKPVNLVETFNYLYGLRVKCYETWYSPDDGNREYRVVKATDRESKRHILVLWRDMKGLNPEVERAFLEDKITEMKLEGEVWDEILINGASPTPGVVSLDPLFKQLVMGDENE; this is translated from the coding sequence GTGAACGAACATCCTTTAAAGAAACTTCAATCCCTTTTTCGAGAACTTTTTCAACTCGATTTGGCTGACTTAGACTTTGGCCTCTACCGTTTGTTCCACCTGAAGCGGGCCGAGATAGAAGCCTTTATAAGCGAGCAACTGCCGAGGGAGGTAGACGCTGCTTTTCGGATTGTCGGTGATGAAGAACGAGAGAAGTTGCGGGCTGAACTGGATGCTCTGGCGCGAGAGGTCCAGGAGCAGATTGCTGAAGATGCTATTCTTCCTACTGGCGAGATCAAATCGGAGTACCTAAACAGTAGTGCTAAGGTTGTCCGTGAGCTAGCAGAACGCTACGAATCTGTCCGCCAGAAAGTGGCCGCTGTCCAGGTTGCCGAAGAGGTTACTGAAAAGGACAAGGCCGACGTTTTCAACTACCTGTACGACTTTTTTAGACGCTACTACGAAGACGGGGATTTCATCCCCAAACGGCGTTATGGAGCCCGGGAAACGTACGCCGTGCCCTACAACGGCGAAGAGGTCTTCTTCTACTGGGCCAACCGCGACCAGCACTACGTTAAGACCGCCGAACGGTTTCGGGATTACGCCTTTAAACTGGACGATCTGACCGGTGAGTACCGTGTGCGTTTTGTTATGACCGAGGCCAGCATTCCCAAAGACAACACCAAAGGAAATGCGCGTTACTTCTTCCCCCGGCCTGATCTGGCGAGTTACGACGTCGAAGCGCGAGAGTTTACCTTGCCTTTTGAGTACCGCTTGCCTACACCTGAAGAGGCAGAGCGGTACGGCAACAATAGCAAGGCCCAAGAGGCCATCCTGGAGGAAGCTCTGCCTCGCGTTCTGGAGGTCGTACCGGATAGCGACCTGCGTGTCTTACTCGGCCGACCTATTAACGAAGGCGAGGACGCGCCCACCCTTTTGCAGAAGCGCCTGCGCCATTTCTGTCGGCGCAACACCAGTGACTATTTCATCCACAAAAATCTGGCTGGGTTTCTTACTCGCGAACTGGAGTTTTACATCAAGGATCAGATTATCCATCTAATGGATATAGAAGCTGACCTCGACGCCAAGCGCCGGGTGGTGAAAACTTTCCGCAAACTTGCCGAGGAAGTAATCAAATTCTTAGCTACCATTGAGGACGCCCAAAAGACGCTTTTCGAGAAAAAGAAATTTGTGCTGGAAACCGATTACCTCATTCCCGTCCGGCACGTGCCGCGCGAGTTCTGGCCGGAGATCCTGTGTAACAATGGGCAGTTGCTGGAGTGGCAGCGCTGGCTGGCCGTAGAGGGTGAAGTAAACGAGGCTTTTTTGGAAGCTCATCCTACCCTGCCGGTGTACACCAGGCACTTCGACCGCGGCTTTGTACGTCGCCTGTTGGAAGCGTTGCCCTTTGAGGATCTGGATGAGGCCACAGATGGCCTGCTGGTGCATGGTGAGAACTACCAGGCGTTACGCCTGCTTATGGAGCGCTACCGGGAGCAGGTAAAGTGCATCTACATCGATCCGCCGTACAACACTGGAAGCGATGAGTTTATCTACAAAGACCGGTATCAGCACTCTTCCTGGCTGGCAATGATGGAGGAGCGGCTAAGGATAGCATGGAAGTTAATGCTTGAGGATGGCGTGATTTTCGTGAGTATTGACGACGGAGAGCAGGCAGAGCTTCGGAAAGTTTTAGAAGCCATATTCGGTAAAGAAAATTTTATAAACAATATTATTTGGCAAAAAAAATATACCAGAGCAAATGATGCGAGATGGTTTTCGGACAATCACGATTTCATAATTACTTTTGCAAAAGACAAACATAAGTTTTCTCCTGTGCTGTTACCACGGACAGAGAAGCAACGAAAGGGGTACTCCAATCCTGACAACGATCCGAGGGGGCCATGGAAAGCTACACCGCTCCACGCAAAAAGCGGAACTGTTCAATCGTTTACTTACACATTTGCCAATGGTGTTGTCTGGTCTCCCCCACCGGGAACTTATCCTCGTTATAGTGTCGAGACACTAAAAAAGCTCGAATTGGAGAACAGAATCTGGTTCGGACCTGAAGGAAAAGGAGTCCCAGCCAAAAAAACCTTCCTCTCGGAGGTGCGAGAGGGTATGATTCCTGTGACTATTTGGCCATACAATGAGGTTGGGCACAATCACGAAGCAGTTAATGAAATCAAAATGCTTTTCCCTAAAAATCCCTATTCTTCTCCGAAACCAACTCGATTGATAGCACGCATCGCTCAAATAAGCGGGGGAGATGTTATACTCGACTTTTTCGCTGGCTCCGGCACCACCGGTCACGTGGTCATCAACCTGAACCACGCGGACGGTAGACGGCGCAAGTTCATCCTGGTGGAAATGGGCGAGTGCTTCGACACGGTGCTCCTGCCCCGCATTGCCAAGGTGATGTATACCCCCGAGTGGAAGGACGGCAAACCTAAGCGGGGAGCCACTCCCGAGGAGGCTGAACGCACGCCGCGGCTAGTCAAGATCCTGCGTCTCGAGTCTTACGAGGACACCCTGCACAACCTGGCCGTTACTGCGGAGCGTCTGAGCGCTTCTAAGGAAGCCCGCAAGCGCGAGCAGGCTTATAAAGCCCTAGCCGGCGAGGACACCTACCGCCTGCGTTACTGGATCGAACTACCCCTCAAGGAGGCCGAGACCTGCCTGCGGGCGCTGGACCTGGCCCATCCCTTCAACTACACCCTAGAGGTTCTCACTGACAACGGGCCTATTAAGAAACCCGTGAACTTGGTGGAGACCTTCAACTACCTCTACGGCCTGCGCGTGAAGTGCTACGAGACTTGGTACAGCCCCGACGATGGAAACCGCGAGTACCGTGTGGTCAAAGCTACCGATCGGGAGAGCAAACGCCACATTCTGGTGCTCTGGCGGGATATGAAAGGTCTGAACCCAGAAGTCGAGCGTGCCTTTCTAGAAGACAAAATTACCGAAATGAAGCTAGAGGGCGAAGTGTGGGACGAAATCCTCATTAACGGCGCCAGCCCCACCCCGGGCGTGGTCTCCCTGGACCCGCTGTTCAAACAGTTGGTGATGGGGGACGAAAATGAATAA